The following are encoded together in the uncultured Sphaerochaeta sp. genome:
- a CDS encoding Mrp/NBP35 family ATP-binding protein: MAQPNTDMRAHSKTGSTIGNIIAIVSGKGGVGKSSVTSLLASEMQRRGQKVGVLDADITGSSIPKMFGIHNKATGEEGRIEPAVSKNGIKIISTNMLLDNESDAVIWRGPLIANTVKLFYTDVDWKELDYLFVDMPPGTGDVPLTVFQSLPVDGIVMVTSPQELVSMVVEKAVNMANKMNVSIVGLVENLSYFLCPDNQKEYKVFGESHIEGVAEQYALKVLAKLPIDPLLSEACDNGTIEAYQGADLSGLCDILESREN, encoded by the coding sequence ATGGCACAACCTAATACAGATATGAGAGCACATTCCAAGACAGGAAGCACCATCGGTAACATCATTGCAATTGTTAGCGGAAAGGGAGGGGTTGGGAAATCGTCGGTTACCAGCCTACTCGCTTCTGAAATGCAAAGACGTGGTCAAAAGGTGGGAGTACTCGATGCAGATATCACCGGATCTTCGATCCCAAAGATGTTCGGAATCCATAACAAGGCAACAGGGGAAGAAGGGAGAATTGAACCAGCTGTAAGCAAGAATGGTATCAAGATAATCTCAACAAACATGTTGTTGGATAATGAGAGTGATGCAGTCATATGGCGTGGTCCCTTGATTGCAAACACGGTCAAGCTCTTTTACACCGATGTGGACTGGAAAGAGTTGGACTACCTCTTTGTTGACATGCCGCCTGGGACAGGCGATGTCCCCTTGACGGTCTTCCAGTCCCTCCCTGTCGATGGAATAGTCATGGTTACCTCCCCCCAGGAGTTGGTCTCCATGGTGGTGGAGAAGGCGGTGAACATGGCAAACAAGATGAATGTATCCATCGTAGGACTGGTAGAGAACCTCTCCTACTTCCTCTGTCCTGACAACCAGAAGGAGTACAAGGTCTTTGGGGAGAGCCATATCGAGGGAGTTGCTGAACAATACGCGCTTAAGGTGCTTGCAAAGCTGCCCATCGACCCACTGTTGAGCGAAGCGTG